A region from the Streptosporangium sp. NBC_01756 genome encodes:
- the rsmH gene encoding 16S rRNA (cytosine(1402)-N(4))-methyltransferase RsmH: MRAENDMRDFQAPGGHVPVMLDRVLELLAPSLAGPDPVAVDANLGLGGHAEALLAAHPALHLIGIDRDPTAIERSTSRLAPYADRITLVRAVSDELTEVLAEAGRPRVNAVLFDLGVSSPQLDEAERGFAYSYEAPLDMRMDRDQELTAEIVVNTYSAAELIRILRDYGEERFAPRVARLIIKERGNEAITSTKRLAEIVRTAIPAATRRTGGNPAKRTFQALRIEVNAELTALERALPAALDALTLGGRVVVLAYHSLEDRLTKQVLAARVRDTGPPGLPVPLPAHQPRFALLTRGAELPSEEEVARNPRAASARCRAAERIREAVDDEE, translated from the coding sequence ATGCGCGCCGAGAACGACATGCGTGATTTTCAGGCCCCGGGCGGCCATGTGCCCGTGATGCTCGACCGGGTGCTCGAGCTCCTGGCTCCCTCGCTGGCAGGTCCCGACCCCGTCGCGGTCGACGCGAACCTGGGTCTCGGCGGCCATGCCGAGGCGTTGCTGGCCGCCCATCCCGCACTGCATCTGATCGGGATCGACCGCGATCCCACCGCGATCGAGCGCTCGACGTCCCGGCTGGCGCCGTACGCCGACCGGATCACGCTGGTCCGCGCGGTCTCCGACGAGCTGACCGAGGTGCTGGCCGAGGCCGGCCGTCCCCGCGTCAACGCCGTCCTGTTCGACCTGGGGGTCTCCTCGCCCCAGCTCGACGAGGCCGAGCGCGGCTTCGCCTACTCCTACGAGGCCCCGCTGGACATGCGGATGGACCGCGACCAGGAGCTGACGGCCGAGATCGTCGTCAACACCTACTCGGCCGCCGAACTCATCCGGATTCTCCGCGATTACGGCGAAGAACGATTCGCTCCGCGTGTCGCGCGCCTAATCATCAAGGAACGGGGCAACGAGGCCATAACGTCGACTAAGCGGCTTGCGGAGATCGTCCGTACGGCGATCCCCGCCGCTACCCGACGAACCGGGGGAAACCCCGCAAAAAGGACTTTTCAGGCATTGCGGATCGAGGTGAACGCGGAGTTGACGGCCCTGGAACGCGCGCTGCCCGCCGCGCTCGACGCGCTGACGCTTGGCGGGCGCGTGGTCGTGCTCGCCTACCACTCCCTTGAGGACCGGCTGACCAAACAGGTCCTGGCGGCCCGCGTCAGGGACACCGGCCCACCGGGGCTGCCCGTCCCGCTGCCGGCCCACCAGCCGCGGTTCGCCCTACTGACAAGAGGAGCCGAGCTTCCGAGCGAAGAGGAGGTGGCCCGCAACCCGCGGGCGGCCTCTGCCCGGTGTCGGGCAGCAGAGAGGATCCGTGAGGCAGTTGACGACGAGGAGTGA
- the mraZ gene encoding division/cell wall cluster transcriptional repressor MraZ yields the protein MFLGTHHPRLDDKGRLFLPAKYREELAEGLVITKGQERCLYVFPVEEFQRITEALRTAPVTAKAVRDYSRVFFASASDEVADKQGRITIPQALREYASLRRDCTVIGANTRLEIWDAHAWDTYLADQEQAFADLSEEVLPGIL from the coding sequence GTGTTCCTCGGCACTCATCACCCGCGTCTCGATGACAAGGGACGGCTGTTCCTGCCGGCGAAGTACCGCGAGGAGCTGGCGGAGGGTCTGGTGATCACCAAAGGCCAGGAGCGCTGCCTCTACGTCTTTCCCGTAGAGGAGTTCCAGCGCATCACCGAAGCTCTGCGCACAGCGCCGGTGACTGCCAAGGCGGTCCGTGACTACAGCCGTGTCTTCTTCGCCAGTGCATCTGACGAGGTCGCCGACAAGCAAGGCCGGATCACCATTCCACAGGCTCTGCGGGAGTATGCCAGCCTGCGCCGTGACTGCACGGTCATCGGAGCCAACACACGGCTGGAGATCTGGGACGCACACGCCTGGGACACCTATCTGGCCGACCAAGAGCAGGCTTTTGCCGATCTGTCGGAGGAGGTGCTGCCAGGGATTCTGTGA
- the mraY gene encoding phospho-N-acetylmuramoyl-pentapeptide-transferase, with translation MREILIAAAVSLLLSMFGTPLAIRLFSRRGYGQSIREEGPSGHHDKRGTPTMGGTVIVIAALAGFACAHLATWTQPTVSAVLVLFLMVGLGAVGFLDDFIKIYKQRSLGLRSGAKALGQLVIGAVFAVLVTRFPNAYLITPAETRLSFLRDFGPSIGIVGFTLLVLFMIVGFSNAVNLTDGLDGLASGATGVVLASYVLIGNWQLRNSCTTQLGPNCYWVRDPLDLAVVAAAVLGALVGFLWWNAPPAKIFMGDTGSLALGGVIAGLAITTRTQLLLVILAGMCVIITMSVIIQVGFFKMTGKRVFKMAPLQHHFELSGWAETTIVVRFWLLAALCAAAGLGLFYVEWMPKP, from the coding sequence ATGAGGGAGATCCTCATCGCGGCGGCGGTGAGTCTGCTGCTGTCCATGTTCGGCACGCCTCTGGCGATCCGCCTGTTCTCCCGGCGCGGCTACGGCCAGAGCATCCGGGAGGAGGGGCCCTCCGGGCACCACGACAAGCGCGGCACCCCCACCATGGGCGGCACCGTGATCGTGATAGCGGCGCTGGCCGGGTTCGCCTGCGCCCACCTGGCCACCTGGACCCAGCCCACCGTCTCCGCGGTCCTGGTGCTGTTCCTGATGGTGGGTCTGGGCGCGGTCGGCTTCCTCGACGACTTCATCAAGATCTACAAACAGCGCAGCCTCGGCCTGCGCAGCGGCGCCAAGGCGCTGGGCCAGCTCGTCATCGGCGCGGTCTTCGCGGTCCTGGTGACCCGCTTCCCGAACGCCTACCTGATCACCCCGGCCGAGACCCGGCTGTCGTTCCTGCGGGACTTCGGCCCGTCCATCGGCATCGTCGGGTTCACGCTCCTGGTGCTGTTCATGATCGTGGGCTTCTCCAACGCGGTGAACCTGACCGACGGCCTCGACGGCCTGGCCAGCGGTGCCACCGGCGTGGTGCTGGCCTCCTACGTGCTGATCGGCAACTGGCAGCTCCGCAACAGCTGCACCACCCAGCTCGGTCCCAACTGCTACTGGGTCCGCGACCCGCTGGACCTGGCCGTGGTCGCCGCCGCCGTGCTCGGCGCGCTCGTGGGCTTCCTGTGGTGGAACGCCCCGCCCGCGAAGATCTTCATGGGCGACACCGGCTCACTGGCCCTGGGCGGGGTGATCGCCGGTCTGGCCATCACCACCCGCACGCAGCTCCTGCTGGTGATCCTGGCCGGGATGTGCGTGATCATCACGATGTCGGTGATCATCCAGGTCGGCTTCTTCAAGATGACCGGCAAACGGGTCTTCAAGATGGCTCCCCTCCAGCACCACTTCGAGCTGTCGGGGTGGGCGGAGACGACGATCGTGGTCCGCTTCTGGCTCCTCGCCGCGCTCTGCGCCGCCGCCGGCCTCGGGCTGTTCTACGTCGAATGGATGCCGAAGCCGTGA
- a CDS encoding peptidoglycan D,D-transpeptidase FtsI family protein, whose translation MRPPAVLRLGNPGRRINIGLIAMIFVLSVFAGRLVQLQGLDSKLYVAQAAKQRVQAEKLTARRGSITDVNGHELALTLKAREIFVDPSEITPAKRDQVATVLAAELNQPKEQIAAKLVNSASRYQQVAAAVEPSVAQRIMDHEPRLVGVGSKDVYRRDYPGGDLAGTLLGFVGADGTGLSGLESTYDKLLAGRDGEQFVETGRGGQRIPMTRSTLKAPVEGRDVRLTVERDIQWAAQKAITDQVAATGARTGSAIVIDVLTGQVVAMANAPELDLKNWAKAAPEDWVNRSVTDVFEPGSTNKVITAAAALESGAVRPETVFKVNDSITCADRVLRDSHPHPMERLTFSGVVATSSNVGTILASQKVGDQRLHEMLQRFGFGVKPGTGLLGEEAGLLPDWKKWSGSQRCTIAYGQGVSVTALQTASVYQTIANGGIRVTPQVVAGTTTEKGAFVPSAPAKRTRVVSERTAKEVTGMLEAAVSAEGTGNLAAIDGYRVAGKTGTAMRYDVKCQGYCGYTSTFVGFAPADQPRLVVLAVVQDPHKGYYGGEIAAPVFKKVMTFALKSKKIPPTGTTASSVPIRAGE comes from the coding sequence GTGCGCCCGCCCGCGGTGCTGCGCCTGGGCAACCCCGGCCGGCGGATCAACATCGGCCTGATCGCGATGATCTTCGTGCTGTCCGTCTTCGCCGGACGGCTGGTGCAGCTCCAGGGCCTCGACTCCAAGCTCTACGTCGCGCAGGCGGCCAAACAGCGGGTCCAGGCCGAGAAGCTGACCGCCCGACGGGGCTCGATCACCGATGTCAACGGGCACGAGCTCGCGCTGACCCTGAAGGCGCGCGAGATCTTCGTCGACCCTTCGGAGATCACCCCGGCCAAGCGCGACCAGGTGGCCACCGTACTGGCCGCCGAGCTGAACCAGCCCAAGGAGCAGATCGCGGCCAAGCTCGTCAACAGCGCCAGCCGCTACCAGCAGGTGGCCGCCGCCGTCGAACCGTCCGTCGCCCAGCGGATCATGGACCACGAGCCCAGGCTCGTGGGGGTCGGGAGCAAGGACGTCTACCGGCGCGACTACCCGGGCGGTGACCTGGCGGGCACCCTGCTGGGCTTCGTCGGCGCGGACGGCACCGGCCTGAGCGGACTGGAGAGCACCTATGACAAACTGCTCGCCGGCCGTGACGGCGAGCAGTTCGTCGAGACAGGCCGCGGCGGGCAGCGCATCCCGATGACCCGCAGCACCCTCAAGGCGCCCGTGGAGGGCAGGGACGTGCGGCTCACCGTCGAGCGCGACATCCAGTGGGCCGCCCAGAAGGCGATCACCGACCAGGTCGCGGCCACCGGCGCGCGCACCGGCAGCGCCATCGTGATCGACGTGCTCACCGGCCAGGTGGTCGCCATGGCCAACGCGCCCGAGCTCGACCTGAAGAACTGGGCGAAGGCCGCCCCCGAAGACTGGGTCAACCGCTCGGTGACCGACGTGTTCGAGCCGGGCAGCACCAACAAGGTCATCACCGCGGCGGCCGCCCTGGAGTCGGGGGCCGTGCGGCCCGAGACCGTGTTCAAGGTCAACGACAGCATCACGTGTGCCGACCGGGTGCTGAGGGACTCCCACCCGCACCCCATGGAGCGCCTGACCTTCTCCGGTGTGGTCGCGACCTCCAGCAACGTCGGCACGATCCTCGCCTCCCAGAAGGTCGGCGACCAGAGGCTCCACGAGATGCTGCAGCGCTTCGGATTCGGTGTCAAGCCCGGCACCGGTCTCCTCGGCGAGGAGGCGGGACTGCTGCCGGACTGGAAGAAGTGGTCGGGCAGCCAGCGCTGCACGATCGCCTACGGCCAGGGCGTTTCGGTGACCGCGCTCCAGACGGCCAGCGTCTACCAGACCATCGCCAACGGCGGGATCCGCGTCACCCCGCAGGTCGTGGCCGGCACCACCACCGAGAAGGGCGCGTTCGTGCCGTCCGCGCCGGCCAAGCGGACCCGGGTGGTCAGTGAGCGCACGGCCAAGGAGGTCACCGGGATGCTGGAGGCCGCCGTCAGCGCGGAGGGAACCGGCAACCTCGCCGCCATCGACGGCTACCGGGTCGCCGGCAAGACGGGTACCGCGATGCGCTACGACGTCAAATGTCAGGGATACTGCGGGTACACCTCGACATTCGTTGGTTTCGCCCCGGCGGACCAACCCCGCCTGGTCGTCCTCGCGGTCGTTCAAGACCCCCACAAGGGCTACTACGGTGGGGAGATCGCCGCCCCGGTCTTCAAGAAAGTGATGACGTTCGCGTTGAAGAGCAAGAAGATTCCGCCCACAGGAACGACAGCCTCCTCGGTGCCGATACGCGCCGGGGAGTGA
- a CDS encoding UDP-N-acetylmuramoyl-L-alanyl-D-glutamate--2,6-diaminopimelate ligase, giving the protein MRPSTSSPRPLSGLASLLGAPSGTSRAPLAAVSGITIDSRRVQRGDLYVALPGAASHGADFSAQALAAGASAILTDEAGRPAAVATGLPVLVVPDPRAVLGQVSAWVYGRPAADVMVIGVTGTSGKSTTSFMLEAGLRAAGHRTGLIGGVEIHIGELRSVPKLTTPEASDLQGLFALMREHGVTAAAMEVSSHALAMGRVDGVFYDVALFTNLSQDHLDFHRDLDDYFMTKARLFTPEMSRAGVVNIDDAHGRELLGLSKIPMTTFSAEGAVEADWRAVDVRLGGDGSSFRVVGPGGVEEQATVALPGPFNVANALGSIVSLVEAGVPLRTAVAGVATLTGVPGRMERVSGGQDFQAIVDYSHKPGAVEAVLRALRQITAGKLTVVLGCGGDRDRGKRPMMGEAAARLADVAILTSDNPRSEDPLGILAEMMNGVLGVSQHERAHVIIEPDRAAAIDLAIGRAGPGDIVVVAGKGHEQGQYVREEILPFDDRQVVADAIVRRRNRTGPEDTYGE; this is encoded by the coding sequence ATGCGACCGTCAACCAGTTCACCCCGTCCGCTCTCGGGGCTGGCGAGCCTGCTCGGCGCGCCTTCCGGCACGTCACGGGCACCGCTGGCCGCGGTGTCCGGGATCACCATCGATTCGCGCCGAGTCCAGCGCGGAGACCTCTACGTAGCGCTGCCCGGAGCCGCCTCCCACGGAGCCGACTTCTCCGCGCAGGCGCTCGCCGCAGGGGCCAGCGCCATCCTGACCGACGAAGCGGGCAGGCCGGCCGCCGTGGCGACCGGCCTGCCGGTCCTCGTCGTTCCGGACCCGCGCGCCGTGCTCGGCCAGGTCTCCGCCTGGGTGTACGGCCGCCCGGCCGCGGATGTGATGGTCATCGGCGTCACCGGCACCAGCGGCAAGTCCACCACCAGCTTCATGCTGGAGGCCGGGCTGCGGGCCGCCGGGCACCGGACCGGGCTGATCGGCGGTGTGGAGATCCACATCGGCGAGCTGCGCTCCGTACCCAAGCTGACCACGCCGGAGGCCAGCGACCTGCAGGGGCTGTTCGCCCTCATGCGCGAGCACGGGGTCACCGCGGCCGCGATGGAGGTCTCCAGCCACGCGCTGGCGATGGGCCGCGTGGACGGGGTCTTCTACGACGTCGCGCTGTTCACCAACCTCTCCCAGGACCACCTGGACTTCCACCGGGACCTCGACGACTACTTCATGACGAAGGCCCGGCTGTTCACGCCCGAGATGAGCCGCGCGGGAGTCGTCAACATCGACGACGCCCACGGACGCGAGCTTCTCGGCCTGAGTAAGATCCCGATGACCACCTTCTCCGCCGAGGGCGCCGTCGAAGCCGACTGGCGGGCCGTGGACGTGCGCCTCGGCGGTGACGGCTCCTCCTTCCGGGTCGTCGGCCCCGGCGGCGTCGAGGAGCAGGCCACGGTGGCCCTGCCCGGCCCGTTCAACGTCGCCAACGCGCTCGGCTCGATCGTCTCCCTCGTGGAGGCCGGGGTGCCGCTGCGGACCGCGGTGGCCGGCGTCGCTACGCTGACCGGTGTGCCCGGCCGGATGGAGCGGGTGTCCGGCGGCCAGGACTTCCAGGCCATCGTCGACTACTCGCACAAACCCGGAGCGGTCGAGGCGGTGCTCCGCGCCCTGCGTCAGATCACGGCCGGCAAGCTGACCGTGGTGCTGGGCTGCGGCGGCGACCGTGACCGGGGCAAACGCCCGATGATGGGGGAGGCCGCCGCGCGGCTGGCGGATGTGGCCATCCTCACCAGTGACAATCCCCGCTCGGAGGATCCGCTGGGGATCCTCGCCGAGATGATGAACGGAGTCCTCGGCGTGTCTCAACATGAGCGCGCGCATGTGATCATTGAGCCGGACCGGGCTGCGGCCATCGACCTGGCGATCGGCCGGGCCGGCCCCGGCGACATCGTCGTCGTGGCCGGCAAGGGGCACGAGCAGGGCCAGTACGTCAGGGAGGAAATACTCCCGTTCGACGACAGGCAAGTGGTGGCCGACGCGATCGTCAGACGGCGGAACCGGACGGGCCCCGAAGACACGTATGGAGAGTAG
- a CDS encoding UDP-N-acetylmuramoyl-tripeptide--D-alanyl-D-alanine ligase, translating to MIPLPLARIAEITSGALAGMADPRAVVRGPVVIDSRAVEPGSLFVAIKGDRVDGHDFAAQAVEAGAVAVLASRPVDAPAVVVGDTVTALAGLANAVCAQLPSVTVIGVTGSAGKTTTKDLLARLTARVGPTVAPAGSFNNEIGHPLTVLKADENTRYLVLELSARYAGDIAHLARVAPPRIGVVLNVGTAHLGVFGGKEAIARAKGELVEALPADGVAVLNADDPLVAAMAGRTDARITWYGRAESAAVRAEGVTLDWRGRASFTLRTPSGAAPVALRLYGEHAVENALAAAAAAYELGLPVATIAEELSEAEPRSRWRMEVTDREDGVTVINDAYNANPDSMRAAFGTFDVLAGGRRRFAVIAALRELGEESAALNEDLGRLAGGAGLAGLFVVGPDAEEILAGARAAAGGAPDATRITHVADAEAAGAALSALLAPGDVVLVKGPRAAGLERVAETLLGGDRR from the coding sequence ATGATCCCGTTGCCGCTGGCCAGGATCGCCGAGATCACCTCGGGCGCCCTCGCTGGTATGGCCGATCCCCGTGCGGTCGTACGCGGTCCGGTCGTCATCGACTCCCGCGCCGTCGAGCCGGGGTCGTTGTTCGTCGCCATCAAGGGTGACCGGGTCGACGGGCACGACTTCGCCGCCCAGGCCGTCGAGGCCGGCGCCGTCGCCGTGCTGGCGTCCCGACCCGTCGACGCCCCCGCGGTCGTCGTCGGCGACACCGTGACCGCTCTGGCGGGCCTGGCCAACGCCGTCTGCGCCCAACTGCCGTCGGTCACCGTCATCGGTGTGACCGGCTCCGCGGGCAAGACCACCACCAAGGACCTGCTGGCCCGCCTCACCGCCAGGGTCGGTCCGACGGTCGCCCCGGCCGGCTCGTTCAACAACGAGATCGGCCACCCGCTCACGGTGCTGAAGGCCGACGAGAACACCCGCTACCTGGTGCTGGAGCTCAGCGCGAGATACGCGGGCGACATCGCCCATCTCGCCCGGGTCGCCCCGCCCAGGATCGGGGTGGTCCTCAACGTCGGCACCGCCCATCTGGGCGTCTTCGGCGGCAAGGAGGCGATCGCCAGGGCCAAGGGTGAGCTGGTCGAGGCACTGCCCGCCGACGGCGTGGCCGTACTGAACGCCGACGACCCGCTGGTGGCCGCGATGGCCGGCCGCACCGATGCCCGGATCACCTGGTACGGCCGCGCCGAGTCCGCCGCGGTGCGGGCCGAGGGGGTGACCCTCGACTGGCGCGGCCGGGCCTCCTTCACCCTGCGCACCCCGTCCGGCGCCGCGCCGGTCGCGCTCCGCCTGTACGGCGAGCACGCCGTGGAGAACGCGCTCGCCGCCGCGGCGGCGGCCTACGAACTGGGCCTGCCGGTCGCCACCATCGCCGAGGAGCTGTCGGAGGCCGAGCCCCGCAGCCGGTGGCGGATGGAGGTCACCGACCGGGAGGACGGCGTCACCGTGATCAACGACGCCTACAACGCCAACCCCGACTCCATGCGGGCCGCCTTCGGCACCTTCGACGTCCTGGCGGGCGGACGCCGCCGCTTCGCGGTCATCGCCGCCCTGCGTGAGCTGGGGGAGGAGAGCGCGGCCCTGAACGAGGACTTGGGCCGGCTGGCGGGCGGCGCGGGCCTCGCGGGCCTCTTCGTCGTCGGACCCGACGCGGAGGAGATCCTGGCCGGTGCCCGCGCCGCGGCGGGCGGCGCACCGGACGCCACGCGGATCACACATGTGGCCGACGCCGAGGCGGCGGGTGCCGCGCTGTCGGCACTCCTGGCCCCCGGCGACGTGGTGCTGGTCAAGGGGCCCCGCGCCGCCGGGCTGGAGCGCGTGGCCGAGACTCTGCTCGGGGGTGACCGCCGATGA
- the murD gene encoding UDP-N-acetylmuramoyl-L-alanine--D-glutamate ligase, translated as MICVAGLGVSGTAVARAMAARGEKVVVLEGRDGERARATAAELAGIGVEVRFGEPAALPAGASLVVATGWPPHHPLLVAAAEAGVEVIGEVELAWRLRPADAAPWLALTGTNGKTTVVRMLTSMLTAAGHRALAVGNVGTPIVEAVTGPADVLAVELSSFQLHRSPSLAPHTAAVLNVAPDHLDWHGSMEEYARAKGEIFARAGTVVHNADDEWAARLAAPYDGGAHTVGFTLGVPAPGQVGVVEDLLVDRAFVADPVRNATELASFADIRPFAPHNVANALAAATMARSYGVPPEAVRRGLLDFVPDPHRMAQVARVGEVDYVDDSKATNPHAAAASLAAYPSIVWIAGGQLKGADVDELVRRAAPRLRGAVLLGVDRERIRQALARHAENVPVVEVAGQDTGVMDRVVTEAARLAVPGDTVLLAPAGASLDMFPNYGARGKAFAQAVLARLDGSRRDAEGV; from the coding sequence GTGATCTGCGTCGCCGGTCTCGGCGTCTCGGGTACGGCCGTCGCCCGCGCGATGGCCGCCCGGGGCGAGAAGGTGGTCGTCCTGGAGGGCAGGGACGGGGAGCGGGCCAGGGCCACCGCCGCGGAGCTGGCCGGGATCGGGGTCGAGGTCCGTTTCGGCGAACCGGCCGCCCTGCCCGCCGGCGCCTCCCTCGTCGTCGCCACCGGCTGGCCGCCGCACCACCCGCTGCTCGTCGCGGCGGCCGAGGCCGGGGTGGAGGTGATCGGCGAGGTCGAGCTGGCCTGGCGGCTCCGTCCGGCGGACGCCGCGCCCTGGCTGGCGCTGACCGGCACCAACGGCAAGACCACCGTGGTCCGGATGCTCACCTCGATGCTGACCGCCGCCGGGCATCGGGCGCTGGCGGTCGGCAATGTCGGCACCCCCATCGTGGAGGCCGTCACCGGGCCCGCCGACGTGCTGGCGGTGGAGCTGTCCAGCTTCCAGCTCCACCGCTCGCCCAGCCTCGCCCCGCACACCGCCGCCGTCCTCAACGTCGCCCCCGACCACCTTGACTGGCACGGCTCCATGGAGGAGTACGCCCGGGCCAAGGGGGAGATCTTCGCCCGGGCCGGGACGGTCGTCCACAACGCCGACGACGAGTGGGCGGCCCGGCTGGCCGCGCCGTACGACGGGGGCGCGCACACGGTGGGCTTCACCCTCGGAGTGCCGGCGCCCGGCCAGGTCGGCGTGGTCGAGGACCTGCTGGTGGACCGGGCGTTCGTGGCCGACCCGGTGCGCAACGCCACCGAGCTGGCCTCGTTCGCCGACATCCGGCCGTTCGCGCCGCACAACGTGGCCAACGCCCTGGCCGCCGCCACCATGGCCCGCTCCTACGGGGTGCCCCCGGAGGCCGTACGGCGGGGCCTGCTGGACTTCGTCCCCGACCCGCACCGGATGGCGCAGGTCGCCCGGGTCGGCGAGGTCGACTACGTGGACGACTCCAAGGCCACCAACCCGCACGCCGCGGCGGCGTCGCTCGCGGCCTACCCCTCGATCGTCTGGATCGCCGGCGGGCAGCTCAAGGGCGCCGACGTGGACGAGCTGGTACGGCGGGCCGCGCCACGGTTGCGCGGCGCGGTGCTGCTGGGCGTCGATCGTGAGCGAATCCGGCAGGCTCTGGCGCGACACGCCGAAAATGTCCCGGTGGTGGAGGTGGCCGGCCAAGACACTGGGGTCATGGACCGTGTCGTCACCGAAGCCGCGAGGCTCGCCGTTCCCGGGGACACCGTGCTGCTGGCTCCGGCCGGGGCATCCCTGGACATGTTCCCCAACTACGGGGCGAGGGGGAAAGCCTTCGCCCAGGCTGTCCTCGCGCGCCTGGACGGATCGCGGCGCGATGCCGAGGGCGTGTGA
- a CDS encoding AAA family ATPase — protein sequence MERDRKGPGNTHPGAKPPHLHGGLVAVTHDVSPRLDDLVVTAHRIRQAIESVIEGKGDVIRLTLTVLLAEGHLLIEDVPGVGKTMLAKALARSIDCPVRRVQFTPDLLPSDITGVSAYNQQTREFEFKPGPVFANIVVGDEINRASPKTQSALLECMEEHQVTVDGTTYRLDGPFMVIATQNPIEMEGTYPLPEAQRDRFTARIAMGYPEPTAELEMLDVHSAASPLDKLEPVATTAEVRALIEAVRAVYVSQPVKKYAIDLVTATRHSPDLRLGASPRSTLQLVRAARAHAALAGRDYVIPDDLQELCLPVLAHRLLPSIEAQGQRRTPEQVMAELVRRVPVPETQGK from the coding sequence ATGGAAAGGGATCGCAAAGGTCCCGGAAATACGCACCCCGGCGCGAAACCGCCGCACCTTCATGGAGGCTTGGTGGCAGTAACCCATGACGTCTCACCTCGGCTCGATGATCTGGTCGTCACCGCGCACCGGATCCGTCAGGCGATCGAGTCGGTGATCGAGGGCAAAGGCGACGTCATCCGCCTGACCTTGACCGTTCTCCTCGCCGAGGGGCATCTGCTCATCGAGGACGTGCCCGGAGTGGGCAAGACCATGCTCGCGAAAGCCCTGGCACGATCCATCGACTGCCCGGTGCGCCGGGTCCAGTTCACCCCGGACCTGCTGCCCAGCGACATCACCGGAGTGAGCGCGTACAACCAGCAGACCAGGGAGTTCGAGTTCAAGCCCGGCCCGGTGTTCGCCAACATCGTGGTGGGCGACGAGATCAACCGCGCCTCGCCGAAGACGCAGTCGGCCCTCCTGGAGTGCATGGAGGAGCACCAGGTCACCGTCGACGGCACGACCTACCGGCTGGACGGCCCGTTCATGGTGATCGCCACCCAGAACCCCATCGAGATGGAGGGCACCTACCCCCTCCCCGAGGCGCAGCGCGACCGTTTCACGGCCCGGATAGCGATGGGCTACCCCGAACCCACGGCCGAGCTGGAGATGCTCGACGTGCACAGCGCCGCCTCCCCGCTGGACAAGCTGGAGCCGGTGGCGACCACCGCCGAGGTCCGGGCACTGATCGAGGCGGTGCGCGCGGTCTACGTCTCGCAGCCGGTCAAGAAGTACGCCATCGATCTGGTGACCGCCACCCGCCACAGCCCCGACCTGAGGCTCGGCGCCTCCCCACGCTCGACCCTGCAACTGGTCCGCGCGGCACGGGCGCACGCCGCGCTCGCCGGCCGCGACTATGTCATCCCCGACGACCTGCAGGAGCTGTGCCTGCCCGTCCTCGCCCACCGGCTGCTGCCCAGCATCGAGGCCCAGGGCCAGCGCCGTACACCCGAGCAGGTGATGGCCGAGCTGGTCCGCCGGGTGCCCGTGCCCGAGACACAAGGCAAGTGA